From the Streptomyces sp. Tu 2975 genome, one window contains:
- the argH gene encoding argininosuccinate lyase — translation MSSNNGDVRLWGGRFADGPAEALAKLSASVHFDWRLAPYDIAGSRAHARVLKKAGLLTDDELTRMLDGLDRLEADVASGDFTGTIADEDVHTALERGLLERLGPDLGGKLRAGRSRNDQVATLFRMYLRDHARIIGGLIADLQDALVGLAETHPDVAMPGRTHLQHAQPVLFAHHVLAHVQSLSRDAERLRQWDTRTAVSPYGSGALAGSSLGLDPEAVAADLGFERGSAGNSIDGTASRDFVAEFAFITAMIGVNLSRIAEEIIIWNTKEFSFVTLHDAFSTGSSIMPQKKNPDIAELARGKSGRLIGNLTGLLATLKALPLAYNRDLQEDKEPVFDSCDTLEVLLPAFTGMMATLTVNRERMEELAPAGFSLATDIAEWLVKQGVPFRVAHEVAGECVKECEQLGIELDQLTDEQFAKISEHLTPEVRTVLNVPGALASRNSRGGTAPSAVATQLNEVKADLVIQHAWATAKQ, via the coding sequence GTGAGCAGCAACAACGGTGACGTCCGGCTCTGGGGCGGCCGCTTCGCCGACGGTCCGGCAGAGGCGCTGGCGAAGCTGTCCGCGTCCGTGCACTTCGACTGGCGGCTCGCGCCGTACGACATCGCCGGCTCCCGTGCCCACGCCCGCGTCCTGAAGAAGGCGGGCCTGCTCACCGACGACGAGCTGACGCGGATGCTCGACGGACTCGACCGGCTCGAGGCCGACGTGGCGTCCGGCGACTTCACCGGCACCATCGCCGACGAGGACGTCCACACCGCCCTCGAGCGCGGCCTGCTCGAGCGTCTCGGCCCCGACCTCGGCGGCAAGCTCCGTGCCGGCCGGTCCCGCAACGACCAGGTCGCCACGCTGTTCCGGATGTACCTGCGCGACCACGCCCGGATCATCGGCGGCCTGATCGCCGACCTCCAGGACGCCCTCGTCGGCCTGGCCGAGACCCACCCGGACGTGGCCATGCCCGGCCGTACGCACCTCCAGCACGCGCAGCCGGTCCTCTTCGCCCACCACGTCCTGGCGCACGTCCAGTCGCTGTCCCGGGACGCCGAGCGGCTGCGCCAGTGGGACACCCGCACGGCCGTTTCGCCGTACGGCTCCGGTGCTCTGGCCGGTTCCTCCCTCGGGCTCGACCCGGAGGCGGTCGCGGCCGACCTCGGCTTCGAGCGCGGCTCGGCCGGCAACTCCATCGACGGCACCGCGTCGCGGGACTTCGTCGCCGAGTTCGCCTTCATCACCGCGATGATCGGTGTGAACCTCTCGCGGATCGCCGAGGAGATCATCATCTGGAACACGAAGGAGTTCTCCTTCGTGACCCTGCACGACGCCTTCTCCACCGGCTCGTCGATCATGCCGCAGAAGAAGAACCCGGACATCGCGGAACTGGCACGTGGCAAGTCCGGTCGGCTCATCGGCAACCTGACCGGGCTGCTCGCCACGCTCAAGGCCCTCCCGCTCGCGTACAACCGCGACCTCCAGGAGGACAAGGAGCCTGTCTTCGACTCCTGCGACACGCTCGAGGTCCTGCTCCCGGCCTTCACGGGCATGATGGCCACGCTCACCGTCAACCGCGAGCGGATGGAGGAGCTCGCCCCGGCCGGCTTCTCGCTCGCCACGGACATCGCCGAGTGGCTGGTCAAGCAGGGTGTGCCGTTCCGTGTGGCGCACGAGGTCGCGGGTGAGTGCGTCAAGGAGTGCGAGCAGCTGGGCATCGAGCTGGACCAGCTGACGGACGAGCAGTTCGCCAAGATCTCCGAGCACCTCACGCCCGAGGTCCGTACCGTCCTGAACGTGCCCGGCGCGCTGGCCTCCCGCAACAGTCGCGGCGGCACCGCCCCTTCGGCGGTCGCCACCCAGCTCAACGAGGTGAAGGCCGACCTGGTGATACAGCACGCCTGGGCCACGGCCAAGCAGTAG
- a CDS encoding glycosyltransferase gives MRVLLSTYGSRGDVEPLVGLAVRLREHGAEVRVCAPPDEDFAQRLADVGVPLVPFGPSARALTTAAPPPSSLPERAAAVIAGQFDAIPAVAEGCDVLVATGAMPAAAGALSVAEKLGIRSVSVTFQQLTLPSPYHSPLAYAGRPFPPDVTDNRVLWDMDAQSIDTLFGEALNTNRASIGLPPVDHVRDYVVGDRPWLATDPVLDPWLEPADLDVVQTGAWFLPDERPLPDPLAAFLDAGEPPVYVGFGSMPLHGSPDAARVAVEAVRAQGRRVLVSGGWADLALIDDQDDCFAVGEVNHQALFGRVAAVVHHGGAGTTTTATRSGAPQVVVPQSVDQPYWAGRVAELGIGAAHDGPTPTFESLSAALRTALTPGTRDRARAVAGMVRTDGATVAAKLLLDTAGQERPPKSA, from the coding sequence ATGCGAGTGTTGTTGTCGACGTACGGGTCGCGCGGTGACGTCGAACCGCTGGTGGGACTCGCGGTGCGGCTACGGGAACACGGCGCGGAGGTGCGCGTGTGCGCGCCGCCGGACGAGGACTTCGCGCAGCGGCTGGCCGATGTGGGCGTGCCGCTGGTGCCGTTCGGCCCGTCGGCGCGTGCGCTGACGACGGCCGCGCCGCCGCCCTCGTCCCTGCCCGAGCGCGCGGCCGCGGTGATCGCCGGTCAGTTCGACGCGATCCCCGCGGTCGCCGAGGGATGTGACGTGTTGGTGGCGACGGGTGCGATGCCGGCCGCGGCCGGCGCGCTGTCGGTGGCCGAGAAACTGGGCATCCGCTCCGTGTCCGTGACCTTCCAGCAGCTCACCCTCCCGTCGCCCTACCACTCTCCGCTGGCGTACGCGGGCAGGCCGTTCCCGCCGGACGTGACCGACAACCGGGTGCTGTGGGACATGGACGCGCAGAGCATCGACACGCTGTTCGGTGAGGCGCTCAACACCAACCGGGCGTCGATCGGCCTGCCCCCGGTGGACCACGTCCGCGACTACGTCGTCGGGGACCGCCCGTGGCTGGCGACGGACCCGGTCCTGGACCCGTGGCTGGAGCCGGCGGACCTCGACGTGGTGCAGACCGGCGCATGGTTCCTGCCGGACGAACGCCCGCTCCCGGACCCGTTGGCGGCGTTCCTCGACGCGGGCGAGCCGCCGGTGTACGTGGGCTTCGGCAGCATGCCCCTGCACGGCTCGCCGGACGCCGCCCGCGTGGCCGTCGAGGCGGTCCGCGCGCAGGGCCGCCGCGTACTCGTCTCCGGCGGCTGGGCCGACCTGGCTCTGATCGACGACCAGGACGACTGCTTCGCCGTGGGCGAGGTCAACCACCAAGCACTGTTCGGCCGGGTGGCCGCCGTCGTGCACCACGGCGGCGCGGGCACCACGACCACGGCCACCCGTTCCGGCGCACCGCAGGTGGTCGTGCCTCAGTCTGTGGACCAGCCCTACTGGGCGGGCCGGGTGGCCGAGCTGGGCATCGGCGCGGCGCACGACGGCCCGACTCCGACCTTCGAGTCCCTGTCGGCCGCGCTCAGGACGGCCCTGACGCCCGGGACCCGCGACCGGGCGAGGGCCGTGGCCGGCATGGTCCGCACCGACGGAGCGACGGTGGCCGCGAAGCTGCTGCTCGACACGGCCGGCCAGGAAAGGCCGCCCAAGTCCGCGTGA
- the helR gene encoding RNA polymerase recycling motor ATPase HelR, with protein sequence MNSLTTSAFDLPDRLSPKADPTLIAGDEQHFAAIATCLEESIAELTDRLDTERRAPGGTGRQAMDRDMEIHRLTARLRALRRFGLDLCLGHMVGADDPEPVYIGRLGLKDSTGRRLLVDWRSPAAEPFFGATHADPMGLASRRRYRWTRGRISDYWDEVFTADGFAGHAALDDQSAFIASLGSNRSSRMRDVLGTIQADQDAVIRAGSRGALVVDGGPGTGKTVVALHRSAYLLYSDPRLGHRRGGVLFVGPSRPYLSYVADVLPSLGEEGVQTCTLRDLVAEGAAAEVETDPEVARLKSSADLVHAIEKAVAFYEEPPAKGMTVTTHWSDIRLSAHDWAAAFEAAEPGTPHNEARDQVWEELLTILVDKHGEDGEDDDVPPELLRKSLRGNRELVTAFDRAWPLLEAADLVGDLWSVPAYLRMCAPWLGREEVHKLQREEPQAWTVSDLPLLDAARQRLGDPEESRRRRRHEAVLAAQRERTEQVVDNLIQAAADSGADGDDGEGLVTMLRGADAKVSLVDESELSTVEPDLLAGPFAHVVVDEAQELTDAEWQMLLLRCPSRSFTIVGDRAQARHGFTESWQERLERVGLDRVTLASLNVNYRTPEEIMAEAQPVIRAALPDANVPTSIRSSGVPVEHGSVAELEAILDGWLAEHADGIACVIGAGDVEEGTFRSTSRVRSLTPELSKGLEFDLVVLVDPEEFGEGIEGAVDRYVAMTRATRQLVVLTSS encoded by the coding sequence TTGAATTCCCTGACCACCAGCGCCTTCGACCTTCCCGACCGCCTCTCCCCCAAGGCCGACCCGACGCTGATCGCCGGCGACGAGCAGCACTTCGCGGCCATCGCGACGTGCCTGGAGGAGTCGATCGCCGAACTGACCGACCGCCTCGACACCGAGCGCAGGGCGCCCGGCGGCACCGGCCGGCAGGCGATGGACCGCGACATGGAGATCCACCGGCTGACCGCTCGCCTGCGCGCACTGCGCCGCTTCGGGCTGGACCTGTGCCTCGGGCACATGGTCGGCGCGGACGACCCGGAGCCGGTGTACATCGGACGACTCGGCCTCAAGGACAGCACCGGCCGCCGGCTACTAGTCGACTGGCGCTCCCCCGCGGCCGAGCCGTTCTTCGGAGCCACCCACGCCGACCCGATGGGTCTGGCGAGCCGCCGCAGATACCGCTGGACCCGCGGCCGGATCAGCGACTACTGGGACGAGGTGTTCACGGCGGACGGGTTCGCCGGGCACGCCGCGCTCGACGACCAGTCCGCCTTCATCGCCAGCCTGGGCAGCAACCGGTCGTCGCGGATGCGGGACGTGCTCGGCACCATCCAGGCGGACCAGGACGCCGTCATCCGCGCGGGGTCCCGCGGCGCTCTCGTCGTCGACGGTGGTCCGGGTACGGGGAAGACCGTCGTCGCGCTGCACCGCTCCGCCTACCTCCTGTACTCCGACCCTCGCCTCGGTCACCGCCGGGGCGGCGTGCTGTTCGTCGGTCCGAGCCGGCCCTACCTGAGCTACGTCGCCGACGTCCTCCCCAGCCTCGGAGAGGAGGGCGTACAGACCTGCACCCTGCGTGACCTCGTCGCCGAAGGGGCCGCAGCAGAGGTCGAGACCGATCCGGAGGTGGCCCGCCTGAAGTCGTCCGCGGACCTGGTGCACGCGATCGAGAAGGCCGTCGCCTTCTACGAGGAACCGCCCGCCAAGGGCATGACGGTCACGACCCACTGGTCCGACATCCGGCTGAGCGCCCACGACTGGGCCGCGGCGTTCGAAGCGGCGGAGCCGGGTACCCCGCACAACGAGGCGCGCGACCAGGTGTGGGAGGAGCTGCTGACGATCCTGGTGGACAAGCACGGTGAGGACGGCGAGGACGACGACGTCCCGCCCGAACTGCTCCGCAAGTCGCTGCGGGGGAACAGGGAACTGGTCACGGCCTTCGACCGCGCGTGGCCGCTGCTCGAGGCGGCCGACCTCGTCGGGGACCTGTGGTCGGTGCCCGCCTACCTGCGGATGTGCGCGCCCTGGCTCGGCCGCGAGGAGGTCCACAAGCTGCAGCGCGAGGAACCCCAGGCCTGGACGGTGTCCGACCTGCCGCTCCTGGACGCCGCACGGCAGCGGCTCGGCGACCCGGAGGAGTCGCGGCGCAGGCGCCGGCACGAGGCCGTCCTCGCCGCCCAGCGCGAGCGCACGGAGCAGGTCGTCGACAACCTGATCCAGGCCGCGGCCGATTCGGGCGCCGACGGTGACGACGGCGAAGGCCTGGTGACGATGCTCCGGGGCGCCGACGCCAAGGTCAGCCTGGTCGACGAGTCCGAACTGTCGACCGTCGAACCGGACCTGCTCGCCGGTCCGTTCGCGCACGTCGTCGTGGACGAGGCCCAGGAACTCACCGACGCCGAGTGGCAGATGCTGCTGCTGCGGTGCCCGTCCCGGAGCTTCACCATCGTCGGGGACCGTGCCCAGGCCAGGCACGGGTTCACGGAGTCGTGGCAGGAACGGCTCGAGCGGGTCGGGCTCGACCGGGTCACCCTGGCGTCCCTGAACGTCAACTACCGTACGCCGGAAGAGATCATGGCAGAGGCCCAGCCGGTGATCCGGGCCGCGCTCCCCGACGCCAACGTGCCGACGTCCATCCGCAGCAGCGGCGTCCCCGTCGAGCACGGATCCGTCGCGGAACTGGAGGCGATCCTGGACGGCTGGCTCGCCGAGCATGCCGACGGGATCGCCTGCGTCATCGGCGCCGGAGACGTCGAAGAGGGCACGTTCCGGTCGACGTCCCGCGTCCGGTCGCTGACACCGGAGCTGTCGAAGGGCCTCGAGTTCGACCTGGTCGTCCTCGTCGACCCGGAGGAGTTCGGCGAGGGCATCGAAGGAGCGGTCGACCGCTACGTCGCGATGACCCGGGCGACCCGGCAACTCGTCGTCCTCACGAGTTCCTGA
- a CDS encoding argininosuccinate synthase — protein sequence MTERVVLAYSGGLDTSVAIGWIAEETGAEVIAVAVDVGQGGEDLDVIRKRALACGAVEAEVADAKDEFAEEYCLPAIKANALYMDRYPLVSALSRPTIVKHLVAAAEKHGATTVAHGCTGKGNDQVRFEAGIVALAPELKCIAPVRDYAMTRDKAIAFCEEKQLPIATTKKSPYSIDQNVFGRAVETGFLEDIWNAPIEDIYEYTSNPAEQREADEVVISFKAGVPVAIDGKPVTVLQAIQQLNERAGAQGIGRIDMVEDRLVGIKSREVYEAPGAIALITAHQELENVTVERELARYKRQVEQRWGELVYDGLWFSPLKRALDGFINEANQHVTGDIRMTLHGGRAVVTGRKSDESLYDFNLATYDSGDTFDQSKAQGFIEIFGLSQKIAAKRDLA from the coding sequence GTGACCGAGCGCGTCGTACTCGCCTACTCGGGCGGCCTGGACACCTCCGTCGCCATCGGCTGGATCGCCGAGGAGACGGGCGCCGAGGTCATCGCCGTTGCCGTGGACGTCGGCCAGGGCGGCGAGGACCTGGACGTCATCCGCAAGCGCGCGCTCGCCTGCGGTGCGGTGGAGGCCGAGGTGGCCGACGCCAAGGACGAGTTCGCCGAGGAGTACTGCCTCCCCGCGATCAAGGCCAACGCCCTCTACATGGACCGCTACCCGCTGGTCTCCGCCCTCTCCCGGCCGACGATCGTCAAGCACCTCGTCGCCGCCGCCGAGAAGCACGGCGCCACCACCGTCGCCCACGGCTGCACCGGCAAGGGCAACGACCAGGTGCGGTTCGAGGCCGGAATCGTCGCCCTCGCGCCCGAGCTGAAGTGCATCGCCCCGGTCCGTGACTACGCGATGACCCGGGACAAGGCGATCGCCTTCTGCGAGGAGAAGCAGCTCCCGATCGCCACCACCAAGAAGTCGCCGTACTCCATCGACCAGAACGTCTTCGGCCGGGCCGTCGAGACCGGCTTCCTCGAGGACATCTGGAACGCGCCGATCGAGGACATCTACGAGTACACCTCGAACCCGGCCGAGCAGCGCGAGGCCGACGAGGTCGTCATCTCCTTCAAGGCCGGCGTCCCGGTGGCCATCGACGGCAAGCCCGTCACCGTCCTCCAGGCCATCCAGCAGCTCAACGAGCGGGCCGGCGCCCAGGGCATCGGCCGGATCGACATGGTCGAGGACCGGCTCGTCGGCATCAAGTCCCGTGAGGTCTACGAGGCCCCCGGCGCCATCGCGCTGATCACCGCGCACCAGGAGCTGGAGAACGTCACCGTCGAGCGCGAGCTCGCCCGGTACAAGCGGCAGGTCGAGCAGCGCTGGGGCGAGCTGGTCTACGACGGCCTGTGGTTCTCCCCGCTCAAGCGCGCCCTGGACGGCTTCATCAACGAGGCCAACCAGCACGTCACCGGCGACATCCGGATGACCCTGCACGGCGGCCGGGCCGTCGTCACCGGCCGGAAGTCCGACGAGTCGCTGTACGACTTCAACCTCGCCACCTACGACTCGGGCGACACGTTCGACCAGTCGAAGGCGCAGGGCTTCATCGAGATCTTCGGCCTGTCGCAGAAGATCGCCGCCAAGCGGGACCTGGCGTAA
- a CDS encoding pyridoxamine 5'-phosphate oxidase family protein — MGKTFERIEGRLRDFIEQQPVFFTATAPLAGDGHVNLSPKGRSGTLVVIDETTLAYLDFGGSGAETIAHVREEGNGRITLMWCAFSGPPQVVRVHGRGEAVFRDDPRWAGLIRLFKDVDGPAARAIIVVHARRISQVCGFAVPFMEYREERTQHAEHFGRKSEEEFAAYCEKKEHIGVSLDGLPALPLPLPARTDPGGAWAARA; from the coding sequence ATGGGGAAAACATTTGAACGCATCGAGGGCCGGCTCCGGGACTTCATCGAACAGCAGCCGGTCTTCTTCACTGCGACCGCGCCGCTGGCCGGTGACGGGCACGTCAATCTGTCGCCCAAGGGGCGCAGCGGCACGCTCGTCGTCATCGACGAGACGACGCTCGCGTACCTCGACTTCGGCGGCAGCGGCGCCGAGACGATCGCGCACGTGCGGGAGGAGGGGAACGGGCGGATCACCCTCATGTGGTGCGCGTTCTCCGGGCCGCCGCAGGTGGTGCGGGTGCACGGCCGGGGCGAGGCGGTCTTCCGCGACGATCCGCGCTGGGCCGGACTGATCCGCCTCTTCAAGGACGTCGACGGCCCGGCCGCCCGCGCGATCATCGTCGTCCACGCCCGCCGCATCAGCCAGGTCTGCGGCTTCGCCGTGCCGTTCATGGAGTACCGGGAGGAACGGACGCAGCACGCCGAGCACTTCGGGCGGAAGTCGGAGGAGGAGTTCGCGGCGTACTGCGAGAAGAAGGAGCACATCGGCGTGAGCCTGGACGGCCTCCCGGCCCTGCCGTTGCCCCTGCCGGCCCGCACGGACCCAGGGGGCGCGTGGGCTGCCCGTGCGTGA
- a CDS encoding acetylornithine transaminase, whose product MSSNGNEQLAQRWQGVMSDNYGTPKLSLVRGEGSTVWDADGTEYTDFVGGIAVNALGHAHPAVVEAVTRQISRLGHVSNLYVAEPPVALAERLLQLFGRPGRVYFANSGAEANEAAFKIGRLTGRPHMVATTGGFHGRTMGALALTGQPAKRGPFLPLPSDVTHVPYGDVEALRAAVTEDTAFVIIEPIQGENGVVVPPKGYLEAAREITRATGTLLVLDEVQTGIGRTGHWFEHQAHQGVEPDIVTLAKGLGGGLPIGAAVVFGEAAELLKPGHHGTTFGGNPVACAAGLAVLDTLGADGALDTVKRLGEKLRAEIEGLGHPLVSHVRGSGLLLGIVLTGPLAPNVQQAAQDAGFLVNAPAPDVVRLMPALTIADAEVDAFLHALPGILDASTPATAGNGEGRSGE is encoded by the coding sequence ATGAGCAGCAACGGGAACGAGCAACTCGCCCAGCGGTGGCAGGGCGTCATGTCCGACAACTACGGCACGCCGAAGCTGTCGCTGGTCCGCGGCGAGGGCTCCACGGTCTGGGACGCGGACGGCACCGAGTACACCGACTTCGTCGGCGGCATCGCCGTCAACGCGCTCGGCCACGCGCATCCCGCCGTCGTCGAGGCCGTCACCCGCCAGATCTCCCGTCTCGGCCACGTCTCCAACCTGTACGTCGCCGAGCCGCCCGTAGCCCTCGCCGAGCGGCTGCTCCAGCTCTTCGGCCGGCCGGGCAGGGTCTACTTCGCCAACTCCGGCGCCGAGGCGAACGAAGCCGCCTTCAAGATCGGCCGGCTGACTGGCCGCCCGCACATGGTGGCCACCACCGGAGGGTTCCACGGACGCACGATGGGCGCCCTCGCGCTCACCGGGCAGCCCGCGAAGCGGGGCCCGTTCCTGCCTCTGCCGTCGGACGTCACGCACGTCCCGTACGGCGACGTGGAGGCGCTGCGTGCCGCGGTCACCGAGGACACCGCCTTCGTGATCATCGAGCCGATCCAGGGCGAGAACGGCGTGGTCGTGCCGCCCAAGGGCTACCTCGAGGCCGCACGCGAGATCACCCGCGCCACCGGCACACTGCTCGTCCTCGACGAGGTGCAGACCGGCATCGGACGCACCGGCCACTGGTTCGAGCACCAGGCGCACCAAGGCGTCGAGCCCGACATCGTCACCCTGGCCAAGGGTCTCGGCGGCGGGCTGCCCATCGGCGCGGCCGTCGTCTTCGGTGAGGCGGCGGAGCTGCTGAAGCCCGGCCACCACGGCACCACGTTCGGCGGGAACCCCGTCGCCTGCGCGGCCGGACTCGCCGTCCTCGACACGCTCGGGGCGGACGGAGCGCTCGACACCGTCAAGCGGCTGGGCGAGAAGCTGCGCGCGGAAATCGAGGGTCTCGGTCATCCGCTGGTCTCCCACGTCCGCGGCAGCGGCCTGCTGCTGGGTATCGTGCTCACCGGGCCCCTCGCACCGAACGTGCAGCAGGCGGCCCAGGATGCAGGGTTCCTGGTGAACGCTCCCGCGCCCGATGTCGTACGGCTCATGCCGGCACTGACCATCGCCGACGCGGAGGTCGACGCGTTCCTCCATGCGCTGCCCGGCATCCTCGACGCGAGCACGCCGGCCACGGCGGGCAACGGGGAAGGACGATCCGGAGAATGA
- a CDS encoding arginine repressor: MTDANGTEHGGPAVPQTRTARHRQIVDILNRQPVRSQSQLAKLLADNGLHVTQATLSRDLDELGAVKIRNTGGELIYAVPSEGGFRTPQAPLGESAKEERMRRLSGELLISAEASANLVVLRTPPGAAQFLASAIDQAELHDVLGTIAGDDTLMLISRDPAGGQALADHMLRLAQNDR; this comes from the coding sequence ATGACCGACGCGAACGGCACCGAGCACGGCGGGCCCGCCGTACCGCAGACCCGCACGGCTCGCCACCGCCAGATCGTGGACATCCTCAACCGGCAGCCGGTGCGCTCCCAGAGCCAGTTGGCGAAACTCCTCGCGGACAACGGACTGCACGTCACCCAGGCGACGCTCTCCCGCGACCTCGACGAGCTGGGCGCGGTGAAGATCCGCAACACCGGCGGCGAGCTCATTTACGCGGTGCCCAGCGAGGGCGGCTTCCGCACCCCGCAGGCGCCGCTGGGCGAGTCGGCGAAGGAGGAGCGCATGCGGCGCCTCTCCGGCGAACTGCTGATCTCCGCGGAGGCGTCGGCGAACCTCGTGGTCCTGCGCACCCCGCCGGGCGCGGCACAGTTCCTCGCGTCTGCCATCGACCAGGCGGAACTGCACGATGTGCTCGGCACGATCGCGGGGGACGACACACTGATGCTGATCAGCCGCGACCCGGCGGGTGGGCAGGCGCTGGCGGACCACATGCTGCGGTTGGCGCAGAACGACCGCTAG